The sequence AATTGTATTAAAGTTTCATTTAAAATGAAATGGGTGGAAAAATCAACaaataaattccaaataattttaaaataataataataacaagcTTTATGCTGGTTGGTCGACGCCCTTTCTGACTATTTACATCATCTTCCTCGGTCTaaacataatttttataaaatttttagattttaaaaacaaacattaattttaaatattcgCAAGTTTAAACTTTCCCtttatttttagaaatttatagTACACTGTatacaattttttgtttaattttaaaacaattcattaaattttttcgactctacatatatatatatatgaattcttttgaatgaatatatttttttgtaaaaaaaatttacaaactATATTTTCTCATTTATAGAattcattttatttgaaaaaaaatatgtggGTGCATAtaatttgttaatttattttacttctcCATGAAAGAAATCCCTGGATTCGGTTGGTGCGTTAGGTTTCCGTTTCAAGGAAATATGAGTAACGTATTATTGTTATTCATCACTTTGTTgggtttttaattattaaaattctCAACTTCCTTTCCTAACTATATCTGCCAAATtcgaattatttaattttcttccaattcggacaaataatatatttcaaaattttatgcatagAGATCGTTAATTCTAATATACCACAAATTTGTtataacaacaacaataaaataaataaatagcttTGAACTATGCGACTATGCCATGCCATATTGCATATGTATGATTTATTAAATCATTGGAAACTGATGCTCTTACATATATACTACTTGTATATATATACGTAGAAGATGGATGTATAGTTGTTACAAGAAAATTTACTATAAATGGAGAGAGGGGATCAGTTTTAGTATATATAGTCTTGCAAATTAAATTCATGTTTGGATTGAATGAAATTTTGACTAGGAAACACAAGTGGTCAAGATAACAGATGGCGGTGGCGGCGGGAAAGGCCGTGGATGAGTTCGTGCCTCATCCGGTGAAAGAACAGCTCCCCGGCGTAGATTACTGCGTGAACAGCAACCCTTCATGGGGTCGGTACATCTCTTAGCCTCGCACaacttttatttttcaaaaattttattcgcGATATTTGTGTATGATCATCCAATGTTCGTTTGGAAACTAGCTTTATTTGTGTtggttctattttttttttttttttatcttgatCGTATATAGTTGATTTACGGCAAATATGACTCTGTTttttttgcaaatattgaataaaGACTATGAATAAGCAAAATTGATATTATGTTTCTGCCAAAATTGAAGTATTAGTTTTGTGCTTAATTTTAGCTTTTAATCTGATGCAGGTGAAGCCATTGTTCTGGGATTTCAGCACTACTTAGTAATGCTGGGGACTACTGTCATTACCTCGACCATCATTGTTCCTTACATGGGTGGTGGAAATGTAAACTATATTTCCAAGCCATAAGTTTCAGATCGTCCGAGTTTCTGATCATTGGTTGAGACTTGAAATGAAAACACCTTTTTTGTAGGTGGAAAAGGCGCAATTGATACAAACTTCGCTGTTTGTTTCTGGGATCAACACACTGTTGCAGACCTGGTTCGGCAGCCGGTTGCCAGTAGTGATAGGCAGCTCGTTTAGATTCATCGTCCCATCACTTTACGTTGCATTTGCACAAAGATATTACATATTTTATCTTACTCCTTATCTGGTTAGCTTGCAACATCTTCTTAATCTCTATGTATTATATTTTGCAATGAAATTTACATTCTTCTGTCAACGTGACGAAGTTTATCCTACTGTTGATTAAGAGGTTTTTAAGAACGATAAGGGCCATACAAGGAGCACTTATGGTTGCATCCGTGCTGCCTATTTTGCTTGGTTTTCTGGGAATTTGGAGAATCGTCGTTAGGTAGGCAGTTTGATGTTGAGATATATACTTTTCGTCGTAATGAATCAAAATCTTAGTTTTGTGCAGGGTTGGTAACTTGAATCTTTTTATAGCCTAATATATCTAGTTTGACATTAATTGTAGATTCTTGAGTCCTCTGTCTGCTGTGCCTCTAGTAGCTCTTGTTGGACTTGGGCTCTATGAACAAGGATTCCCACTGGTACGAGCTAGTCCTTCTTAGTGATATAGATTTCGTGTCGGTACCCTAAAGGCTGTATTGGCTGCATCGAAATGGATACTTTAGATTACAAGTTCAGATTAggaatttataaatatatgtcTTTGAATGAGTCGATCATCTCTTGGCTTATTCGTCTTTCTTGTTGGCCGATGCTTATAGCTTGCACAATGTGTGGAAATTGGGCTTCCAGAGCTGATTCTTCTTATTCTTTTTTGTCAAGTGAGTATTTTTTATGTCACATAGTTCACATCAAAGATAAAGTTGGGAAAACACCGCTTTTGCCACAAAACGTTTCCTCAAGATGTTGTTTATGACCTAGTGGCGATCGTCATTGTGTTGTAGTATGTTCATGGAATCTGGAGCAATAAACATCCCATTTTCGAGCGCTATGCTGTCCTAATATCGGTAGGAATAGTGTGGGCATATGCAGCTCTTTTGACTGTAGCTGGTGCATACAAAAATCGGCCCCTAAACACTCAGTTAAGCTGTCGAGTTGATCGCTCTGGACTCGTGGGAGGATCCTCGTGGTACGTATTTAAGAGAGCAAGTTCCTCGAAAACTAGCTGTTGGGTTTGATTGCTTATTTTACTGCTCAAAAACAAATGCAGGATCAGCATTCCATATCCTGTTCAGTGGGGTCAACCCAGTCTGCATGTTGGGGAGGCTCTTGTTACACTAGCAGCAGCTTTTGTCGCTCTTGTTGAGGTTCGACTTGATTAATCTCGAATTTCCCACACCGCACAAAAGATTTTGTGATCAATCAAATTTGTTTTAAGTAGACGGAGGTTCGAGTCGCTTAATCCAAATTTCCCACTTCACTAGAGACCTTTCTTTGATCAATCAACTTATTTTAACTTCCCTTAAATGTACACACTTGAATCTTGTTTCCGATTTTTCGAGTATATCACATTAAGCTGCTATCTGTCATTCCATCTGCTATAATTTTCATTTTGGCAGTCGACAGGGGCGTTTGTAGCTGCATCAAGGTATGGGAGTGCTACACATGTACCTGCTTCAGTTCTTAGCCGAGGCGTAGGCTGGCTGGTGAGAGGAGGCCTCATTATGCatcaatatatatctatatctcTATTCATTTTTGTGGAATATATTGTTTGGACCTTTACTTGCCTCGGATTGTGAAACGCAGGGAGTTGGCATTTTCTTGGATGGTTTATTCGGTACAGGAACTGGATCTACCGTATCAGTGTAAATATATCTCACACCCTGCTCAAGAAAACAAACAACTGAAATTTTTCATTCTTGACACTTGGTCTACTTTTTCCTCTTATCTGTTTAGCGAAAATGTCGGCTTGTTGGCTCTAACACGAGTTGGAAGCCGAAGGGTGACCCAAATATCAGCAATTTTCATGTTGTTTTTCGCGGTATTAGGTTCGTTACTTGCTACATACTTGAGAATCTAGTCAAAGAATGACTATGTTACTTTACATTCATCAGTACATAGTTTTTCTGCCGTAATGTACAGGTAAATTTGGAGCAATTATTGCTTCCATTCCATTGCCAATCGTCGGAGCTCTCTATTGCATCCTATTCGCCCTTATGTGTATGTACTGTATTCCTCTGTTCTTACGATTTCTCCACTACACTAAACATTCGAACGACTCTCTGATCATGTCCATTTTATTACATCCCTTCTGTTTATTGTCTTCTTTCTATCACTCGAATCGATTGTCAATCACACGTCACTTGGCTCACACGAAGTTCTAATtatgttaatattttttatgtacaTGTTGTTCATATGCAGCTTCTGCAAGTCTAGGCTTGCTCCAATACTGCAACCTCAATAGCTTCAGAACAAAGTTCATCATAGGTTTCTCAATCTTCATGGGACTTTCGGTTCCTAGGTACTTCAGTGACCATGTGATCACATCGGGTCGTGGCCCGGTTCACACTCACTCCACTTGGGTACGTAGGATGAAAACACTATCGAATTTTTCAAGAACTCGAGCTTTGTTTTGGTTCAAGAAATGACATGTAAATTGCACAATGTGTTGCAGTTTAACAAAATGGTGCTAGTGATCTTTACGTCCCCGGCTACGGTGGCTGGAATCGTTGCTCTATTTCTAGACCTGACGCTTGGACGGAAACATGGCTCTACTCGAAGGGACAGTGGGAGGCATTGGTGGGCTAAGTTCAAGTACTTCGATAGAGATCCAAGAAGTGCTGAGTTTTACTCTCTTCCTGGTGGCCTTTCCAAGTATTTTCCTTCGGTTTAAACCGTGCATTGAACCGTCGAGTCAATCTATAAACAACGttcattaaatattttgatcCTTGTATAGTTAAGGGACAACATTGGAATCACATCATTATCATtcgaatttttttgaaaatcttaAACTATTA comes from Henckelia pumila isolate YLH828 chromosome 4, ASM3356847v2, whole genome shotgun sequence and encodes:
- the LOC140862988 gene encoding nucleobase-ascorbate transporter 4 isoform X2, translating into MLGTTVITSTIIVPYMGGGNVEKAQLIQTSLFVSGINTLLQTWFGSRLPVVIGSSFRFIVPSLYVAFAQRYYIFYLTPYLRFLRTIRAIQGALMVASVLPILLGFLGIWRIVVRFLSPLSAVPLVALVGLGLYEQGFPLLAQCVEIGLPELILLILFCQYVHGIWSNKHPIFERYAVLISVGIVWAYAALLTVAGAYKNRPLNTQLSCRVDRSGLVGGSSWISIPYPVQWGQPSLHVGEALVTLAAAFVALVESTGAFVAASRYGSATHVPASVLSRGVGWLGVGIFLDGLFGTGTGSTVSVENVGLLALTRVGSRRVTQISAIFMLFFAVLGKFGAIIASIPLPIVGALYCILFALMSSASLGLLQYCNLNSFRTKFIIGFSIFMGLSVPRYFSDHVITSGRGPVHTHSTWFNKMVLVIFTSPATVAGIVALFLDLTLGRKHGSTRRDSGRHWWAKFKYFDRDPRSAEFYSLPGGLSKYFPSV
- the LOC140862988 gene encoding nucleobase-ascorbate transporter 4 isoform X1, with protein sequence MAVAAGKAVDEFVPHPVKEQLPGVDYCVNSNPSWGEAIVLGFQHYLVMLGTTVITSTIIVPYMGGGNVEKAQLIQTSLFVSGINTLLQTWFGSRLPVVIGSSFRFIVPSLYVAFAQRYYIFYLTPYLRFLRTIRAIQGALMVASVLPILLGFLGIWRIVVRFLSPLSAVPLVALVGLGLYEQGFPLLAQCVEIGLPELILLILFCQYVHGIWSNKHPIFERYAVLISVGIVWAYAALLTVAGAYKNRPLNTQLSCRVDRSGLVGGSSWISIPYPVQWGQPSLHVGEALVTLAAAFVALVESTGAFVAASRYGSATHVPASVLSRGVGWLGVGIFLDGLFGTGTGSTVSVENVGLLALTRVGSRRVTQISAIFMLFFAVLGKFGAIIASIPLPIVGALYCILFALMSSASLGLLQYCNLNSFRTKFIIGFSIFMGLSVPRYFSDHVITSGRGPVHTHSTWFNKMVLVIFTSPATVAGIVALFLDLTLGRKHGSTRRDSGRHWWAKFKYFDRDPRSAEFYSLPGGLSKYFPSV